The Neoarius graeffei isolate fNeoGra1 chromosome 12, fNeoGra1.pri, whole genome shotgun sequence genome window below encodes:
- the LOC132894990 gene encoding odorant receptor 131-2-like, with protein sequence MAVTNDSTAEVWFVHQQMFHVAMTAGPISKLIVAIIMSLFFIYLNAIMVYTLWNKPVFKETPRYILFTHMLLNDTLLLIVTSLLYILSVAYLKLVRAACAFMIFVSTTTFNNAPLNLAVMSLERYVAIRFPLRHAEITTPKRTYIAIGVIWFIGSMTFIIDLLYGVVMDSNYLTVQMLCTRERLFIKQWQVDVYQGFNIFCFVSVSMIILFTYVSILITTRSISSNKDSAAKAHKTVLLHLIQLGLCLTSFLYSIIEQAAAMAGSSSLFVDLRYVNYLFVLVLPRCLSPLIYGLRDDAVRPLFMYYFCFAACKHKSTVNVH encoded by the coding sequence ATGGCAGTCACTAACGATAGCACAGCTGAGGTTTGGTTTGTACATCAGCAAATGTTCCACGTTGCAATGACTGCGGGACCAATATCAAAACTTATTGTTGCAATAATAATGTCACTGTtctttatttatttgaatgctatCATGGTCTACACTCTTTGGAATAAGCCTGTTTTTAAAGAGACTCCACGCTACATTCTGTTTACCcacatgcttcttaatgacacaTTACTGCTTATTGTTACctctttgctgtatattttaagtGTGGCTTACCTCAAGCTAGTAAGGGCTGCTTGTGCTTTTATGATTTTTGTTTCAACTACTACTTtcaataatgcacctttaaatctGGCTGTGATGTCACTAGAACGTTATGTGGCTATACGCTTTCCTCTAAGACATGCTGAAATAACCACTCCGAAAAGAACTTATATTGCTATCGGAGTCATTTGGTTTATTGGTTCGATGACATTCATAATTGACTTGCTTTATGGAGTAGTGATGGATTCTAACTAtttaactgtacaaatgttgtgcaCAAGAGAAAGGCTCTTCATCAAGCAGTGGCAGGTCGATGTTTATCAGGGCTTCAACATATTCTGCTTTGTGTCAGTGTCTATGATCATCCTTTTCACTTATGTCAGCATTTTGATCACAACCAGGTCCATTTCCTCCAATAAAGATTCTGCTGCAAAAGCCCACAAGACCGTGCTACTGCACCTCATTCAGCTGGGCCTGTGCCTTACTTCTTTTCTCTACAGCATTATAGAGCAAGCTGCAGCAATGGCCGGAAGCAGCAGCCTCTTTGTGGACTTACGTTATGTAAACTATTTGTTTGTGCTGGTCTTGCCACGCTGTCTAAGTCCACTCATCTATGGACTGAGAGATGATGCTGTACGGCCCTTATTCATGTACTACTTCTGCTTTGCTGCATGTAAACATAAGTCGACAGTCAATGTACACTGA
- the LOC132894991 gene encoding odorant receptor 131-2-like encodes MAVTNDSTADVLFIHQQMFQVAMTVGPISKVIVATIMSLFFIYLNAIMVYALSSKPVFKETPRYVLFTHMLLNDSIQLIVTSMLYFFSLSFFKLVTVACAFLVFVSATTFNNAPLNLAVMSLERYVAICFPLRHAEIATQKRTRIAISVIWFIGSINFIIDLLYGVVMNSKFFTSQKIICTRERLFIKQWQVDVVQSFNIFYFVSVTAIIFFTYISIAITARSISSNKVSATKAHKTVLLHLIQLGLCLTSFLYSIIERAAAMASSSSSLFMDLRYLNYLFVLILPRCLSPLIYGLRDEAVRPLFMHYFCFATGKCQSTVNVH; translated from the coding sequence ATGGCAGTCACTAATGATAGCACAGCTGATGTTTTGTTTATACATCAACAAATGTTTCAGGTTGCAATGACTGTGGGACCAATCTCAAAAGTTATTGTTGCAACAATAATGTCACTGTtctttatttatttgaatgctatCATGGTCTACGCACTTTCGAGTAAGCCTGTTTTTAAAGAGACTCCACGCTATGTTCTGTTTACCCACATGCTTCTCAATGATTCGATTCAGCTCATTGTTACCTCCATGTTGTACTTCTTCAGTCTGTCCTTCTTCAAATTAGTCACAGTTGCAtgtgcttttctggtttttgttTCAGCTACGACTTtcaataatgcacctttaaacctGGCTGTGATGTCATTAGAGCGTTATGTGGCCATATGCTTTCCTTTAAGACATGCTGAAATAGCCACTCAGAAAAGAACTCGTATTGCCATTTCAGTCATTTGGTTTATTGGTTCCATAAACTTCATAATTGATTTGCTGTATGGAGTAGTGATGAATTCTAAATTTTTTACTTCACAAAAAATTATATGCACAAGAGAAAGGCTTTTCATAAAGCAGTGGCAAGTAGATGTTGTTCAGAGCTTTAACATATTCTACTTTGTGTCAGTAACTGCAATCATCTTTTTCACGTATATCAGCATTGCAATCACAGCCAGGTCCATTTCCTCCAATAAAGTCTCTGCCACAAAAGCTCACAAGACCGTGCTGCTGCACCTCATTCAGCTGGGCCTGTGCCTTACTTCTTTTCTGTACAGCATTATAGAGCGAGCTGCAGCAATGGCTAGCAGTAGCAGCAGCCTCTTCATGGACCTGCGTTATCTAAACTATTTATTTGTGCTAATCTTGCCACGCTGTCTAAGCCCACTCATCTATGGACTGAGAGATGAAGCTGTACGGCCCTTATTCATGCATTATTTTTGCTTTGCCACAGGCAAATGTCAGTCTACTGTCAATGTACACTGA